In Candidatus Sysuiplasma jiujiangense, a single genomic region encodes these proteins:
- a CDS encoding PIN domain-containing protein has product MIVQSGLNTGRAADMPDAAAQYIEGNERALAPTINVGEVHNWIARTYGEEEANERVASIERRCHLLPVSKEIAIDGSRLKQKYGLSIADCLILSTAYRYSATVITGDSDFEKIDNVVVLK; this is encoded by the coding sequence TTGATAGTTCAGTCTGGATTGAATACTGGAAGGGCGGCGGATATGCCGGATGCGGCAGCCCAGTATATTGAAGGAAATGAAAGAGCACTTGCGCCAACAATTAATGTGGGTGAAGTTCATAATTGGATAGCAAGAACATATGGTGAAGAAGAGGCAAATGAGAGAGTTGCCTCAATTGAGAGAAGATGCCATTTGCTTCCGGTGTCAAAGGAAATTGCGATTGACGGATCCAGACTTAAACAGAAATATGGTCTCTCTATCGCAGACTGCCTGATTCTCTCCACAGCTTACAGATATTCGGCCACGGTCATTACTGGCGATTCCGACTTCGAGAAAATCGATAATGTGGTCGTGCTGAAGTAG
- a CDS encoding aldehyde dehydrogenase family protein, which translates to MYIDGEWTESSSEKHLDVINPSNGRAFDRVPEATREDVARAVDAAKLSFERGSWSRLTPGERSNLLLKVASLLEEKAGMFAELESRISGKPIKQTVNYDIPYTIDNIRFLAGACRILEGKAMGEYVQEGTSAIRREPIGTVAVVTPWNYPLMMVVWRAFPALAMGNSVVVKPASYTPLTTLELAKLVETAGIPKGVFNVVTGPGSLVGEELARNRNVDMIAFTGSTEVGKRLSEIGSSSLKKVSLELGGKAPFVVFGDADLDAATEGAVVGGMVNNGQDCANSTRYYVHESVKDEFMKMLIQKLSKVKVGDPLNENTDMGPLVSETQRERVEGYVKRGMEEQGRLEYGGKRPNIKGLEHGYFFEPTVVYTENQKSSIVQEEIFGPVFTVLPFSSYDEAVQKANDVTYGLGSSVWTKDVKTAMNAAKDLRFGTVWINEHVPVPSEMPWAGYKQSGHGASLSPYSLEEFTYIKHVYFDLTGKVKKSWYYQIYKGA; encoded by the coding sequence ATGTATATTGATGGAGAATGGACGGAATCCTCCAGTGAGAAACACTTAGATGTTATCAATCCTTCAAATGGCCGTGCTTTTGATCGGGTTCCGGAAGCAACCCGGGAAGATGTGGCCAGGGCAGTCGATGCCGCGAAACTATCCTTTGAAAGAGGGAGCTGGAGTAGACTGACACCGGGAGAGAGGTCTAACCTTCTGCTGAAAGTTGCTTCCCTCCTGGAAGAAAAAGCAGGCATGTTCGCAGAACTCGAAAGCCGCATATCAGGTAAACCAATAAAGCAAACGGTCAATTACGACATTCCCTACACAATTGACAACATCAGGTTTCTCGCAGGCGCCTGCAGAATTCTGGAAGGCAAGGCGATGGGAGAGTATGTGCAGGAAGGCACGAGTGCGATCAGACGGGAACCAATTGGCACTGTTGCAGTCGTCACTCCATGGAATTATCCGCTGATGATGGTTGTCTGGAGAGCTTTCCCCGCGCTGGCGATGGGAAACAGCGTTGTCGTGAAACCGGCAAGCTATACTCCGTTGACGACTCTGGAACTGGCAAAGCTTGTTGAAACTGCAGGAATTCCAAAAGGTGTTTTTAATGTTGTGACAGGCCCCGGGAGCCTGGTAGGTGAGGAACTTGCCAGGAACAGAAATGTGGATATGATTGCATTTACAGGAAGTACGGAGGTCGGAAAAAGACTTTCGGAAATAGGCTCTTCGAGCCTCAAGAAGGTTTCGCTGGAACTTGGTGGCAAAGCTCCGTTTGTGGTATTCGGCGATGCCGACCTGGACGCAGCAACTGAAGGGGCCGTAGTAGGAGGGATGGTGAATAACGGACAGGACTGCGCAAATTCAACAAGATACTATGTGCACGAATCGGTAAAGGATGAATTCATGAAGATGCTGATCCAAAAGCTTTCAAAGGTAAAGGTGGGAGATCCGCTCAATGAGAACACTGACATGGGTCCACTGGTATCGGAGACCCAGAGAGAAAGAGTGGAAGGCTACGTGAAAAGAGGGATGGAGGAACAGGGCAGACTTGAATACGGCGGAAAGAGGCCGAACATCAAGGGTCTTGAACATGGGTACTTTTTCGAGCCCACTGTGGTATATACAGAAAACCAGAAGTCATCCATTGTTCAGGAAGAGATTTTTGGGCCTGTTTTTACCGTGCTCCCATTCAGCAGTTATGACGAAGCTGTTCAGAAGGCAAATGACGTGACTTATGGTCTCGGTTCGTCCGTGTGGACAAAGGATGTTAAAACTGCAATGAATGCTGCAAAGGATCTTCGGTTTGGAACCGTCTGGATAAATGAACATGTTCCGGTGCCCTCAGAGATGCCATGGGCCGGGTATAAACAAAGCGGACACGGTGCTTCACTGTCTCCCTATTCGCTCGAAGAGTTCACATACATAAAGCACGTGTATTTCGACCTCACTGGAAAAGTAAAGAAGAGCTGGTACTATCAGATTTATAAGGGAGCATAA
- a CDS encoding nucleotidyl transferase AbiEii/AbiGii toxin family protein: MMPAGRERRIVSVLDGWPFSDDQAVIGGYAVAAYGPARYSQDLDVVVSRASLEGVKEWLRSEGFEFRKGSSVQPGSDALFLRGTDGQATVDILSGAVVDREVKVKIPDIWIIEKSRKTRLILMSSSTQHEVPIARPEAIWALKLQAGRDQDIGDLFSISRHSIDASEIISLFRLLRSKTLSDRLEKVRGKLHEPKLYEDSISRLGRGKPADKRNRKDWSNFVSLAIRIIDSSMP, encoded by the coding sequence ATGATGCCCGCTGGCAGAGAAAGGAGAATCGTTTCCGTGCTCGACGGCTGGCCATTCAGCGATGACCAGGCGGTTATAGGAGGATATGCTGTCGCCGCCTATGGTCCGGCGAGGTATTCACAGGACCTTGATGTCGTCGTCTCCAGAGCTTCGCTTGAAGGGGTGAAAGAATGGCTGAGGTCGGAGGGGTTTGAGTTCAGAAAAGGTTCATCGGTGCAACCGGGTTCGGATGCATTGTTCTTACGCGGAACTGACGGTCAGGCAACAGTTGACATTTTGTCCGGAGCAGTTGTGGACAGGGAAGTGAAGGTGAAAATACCGGACATCTGGATAATAGAAAAATCAAGGAAAACACGTCTCATTTTAATGTCCAGTTCCACACAGCATGAAGTTCCAATTGCCAGGCCTGAGGCAATATGGGCGCTGAAGCTTCAGGCAGGAAGGGATCAGGATATCGGAGACCTTTTCTCGATTAGCCGTCACTCCATCGATGCTTCGGAAATCATATCTCTTTTCAGACTGCTGAGGTCGAAAACGCTGTCAGACAGGCTGGAGAAAGTCAGAGGCAAATTGCATGAGCCGAAGTTGTACGAGGATTCAATTTCAAGGCTTGGCAGAGGAAAACCAGCCGATAAGCGGAACAGGAAGGACTGGTCAAACTTCGTTTCACTTGCGATCCGCATAATTGACAGCAGTATGCCTTGA
- a CDS encoding iron-containing alcohol dehydrogenase, producing the protein MNIENEVLTGKLTMDWENPKRILFGRGLTSQVSGIVRDIGAKKPVIVSDANVKNAGITDKVVSSLKSGQIPFIENIIDAKEPDMSVALEIARFARDNEFDCVVGVGGGSSLDMAKLMSIMKTNPGDPIKYCALPPDPASDKVKNRGVPEILIPTTSGTGSETSNTLVIIHEGVKTWITSNKILSTATIVDPENTYSCPPNATRFPALDALGHLDEGIVSSLHNQISDGLALQGTSLVNTYLPRAYRNGHDEEARTALSLAATMGGWVLGFPWVGGPATIGHYMAEAFGPKYRMPHGLAVALMLPHVIDFNRSRIKHRMRQLLSAFGEEENPNSDDDVCDRLISHITALMRQVEVDPALMRNTKESKDLLFSMLDYMLNERQFLYNLSAYNPRQLTRDNLEHLFDDLWEGKFTASEEGKER; encoded by the coding sequence ATGAATATCGAAAATGAAGTATTGACCGGGAAACTGACCATGGATTGGGAGAACCCAAAGCGAATTCTGTTCGGGAGAGGGCTTACATCCCAGGTATCCGGCATAGTCAGGGACATTGGTGCAAAAAAACCAGTAATAGTTTCAGATGCCAATGTCAAGAATGCCGGAATCACTGATAAGGTCGTCAGCAGCCTCAAGTCCGGCCAGATTCCATTTATAGAGAATATAATCGATGCAAAGGAACCTGACATGTCTGTGGCTCTGGAAATTGCCAGGTTTGCCAGAGACAATGAATTCGACTGCGTCGTCGGCGTTGGGGGCGGCAGTTCCCTGGATATGGCCAAACTGATGTCCATAATGAAGACAAATCCCGGCGATCCGATAAAATATTGTGCTCTTCCTCCGGATCCTGCCTCTGACAAGGTAAAAAACAGAGGAGTTCCGGAAATACTGATCCCAACGACCTCGGGAACGGGGAGCGAAACATCAAACACTCTCGTGATAATACATGAAGGTGTGAAGACCTGGATAACAAGCAACAAGATATTGTCCACTGCAACGATAGTTGATCCGGAAAATACATATTCCTGCCCTCCGAACGCAACAAGATTTCCCGCGCTCGATGCTCTTGGCCATCTTGATGAGGGGATTGTTTCGAGCCTCCACAACCAGATATCGGATGGACTGGCATTACAGGGAACGTCGCTGGTAAATACATACCTTCCCAGAGCCTACCGCAACGGACATGACGAGGAGGCCAGGACCGCACTCTCGCTTGCCGCTACGATGGGAGGCTGGGTTCTCGGTTTTCCCTGGGTGGGCGGACCTGCAACCATCGGCCATTACATGGCGGAAGCTTTCGGACCTAAATACAGAATGCCGCATGGTCTCGCCGTAGCGCTTATGCTTCCGCATGTGATAGACTTCAACCGCTCCCGTATCAAGCACAGGATGAGACAGTTGCTGTCTGCTTTCGGAGAAGAGGAAAATCCCAACAGCGACGACGATGTGTGCGACAGGCTGATATCGCATATTACCGCACTGATGAGACAAGTTGAAGTTGATCCTGCCCTGATGAGAAATACAAAGGAATCCAAGGATCTTCTCTTTTCGATGCTGGATTACATGCTCAATGAGAGGCAATTTCTGTACAACCTGTCTGCATATAATCCAAGACAGCTGACGAGGGACAATCTTGAACATCTATTCGATGATCTCTGGGAGGGAAAGTTTACGGCATCCGAAGAGGGAAAGGAGAGGTGA
- a CDS encoding APC family permease: protein MPIPSVEFSGAAVDGGKIKLDSKHALRKNAVGVWHAVFQAYTHVAPSGDIGILLTGVALFALGASPLSVLLSWVFYLLMVNTNYRFSKRVIHAGGYYAIGGHGFGGFYGFMNGWMYLLNEMVIYPSFGLLGFTSVVFLLSPAISSIAYIWFPILLIPFATGLVFNYFGIRPSLVYLLITASAEVIFLLVTSWTIIIRMGAANTLSVFNPAGISIVPFLFAMLYGIEAYGGMGTVIGIGEETKMAKRSVPRAIIIAAVLAGATLISAMYALTIAWGPSKMASYATSPDPGLIIWHRFFGLPGELILLFFILNGYIAYTVANPIVQSRILYAMARDGVLPKWLSETHPKYQTPYRAVVVVSLIALFMSLALSIPFGPFIAAIITGAMAGIGLVAGHTMANIAYLRFAHKQREDYSVLKDAVIPIVSSVSLLPVIVFAFDELGWPYVLSPVLAGIWIIGALLFGVYLYRNKRDALMRAGSADYDVVEETVA from the coding sequence ATGCCCATTCCTAGCGTGGAATTTTCTGGCGCGGCTGTGGATGGAGGGAAAATTAAACTCGACTCGAAGCACGCCCTTCGGAAAAATGCTGTTGGCGTCTGGCATGCTGTCTTTCAGGCATACACGCATGTGGCACCTTCTGGCGACATCGGTATACTGCTGACGGGCGTCGCGCTCTTCGCGCTTGGTGCCTCTCCCCTCTCTGTCCTGCTTTCGTGGGTCTTCTACTTGCTGATGGTAAATACAAACTACCGCTTTTCGAAGAGAGTAATTCATGCAGGCGGATATTATGCGATAGGGGGCCATGGATTCGGTGGATTTTACGGGTTCATGAATGGATGGATGTATCTGCTGAACGAAATGGTAATCTATCCCAGTTTTGGACTTCTGGGTTTCACTTCTGTAGTATTCCTGCTTTCACCTGCGATATCTTCCATCGCATACATCTGGTTCCCAATACTCCTGATTCCGTTTGCAACCGGCCTCGTCTTCAATTATTTCGGCATAAGGCCTTCCCTGGTATACCTTTTGATAACAGCCAGTGCAGAAGTTATATTTCTCCTGGTAACAAGCTGGACAATCATAATCAGGATGGGAGCGGCGAATACCCTGAGTGTATTCAACCCCGCAGGCATCAGTATTGTTCCCTTCCTGTTCGCGATGCTTTACGGAATAGAAGCCTATGGAGGAATGGGAACAGTAATCGGGATCGGTGAAGAAACAAAGATGGCAAAGAGGAGCGTCCCCAGGGCGATCATAATTGCCGCTGTGCTGGCCGGCGCGACTCTGATATCTGCCATGTATGCACTGACTATCGCCTGGGGTCCTTCAAAGATGGCTTCGTATGCAACATCACCTGACCCCGGACTGATAATCTGGCACAGATTTTTCGGTCTTCCCGGTGAGTTGATACTGCTTTTCTTCATACTCAACGGTTACATCGCATATACTGTCGCAAATCCCATCGTCCAGTCCAGGATTCTGTATGCCATGGCAAGAGACGGTGTTCTCCCAAAATGGCTCTCTGAAACACATCCTAAATATCAAACACCGTACAGGGCCGTAGTGGTGGTTTCTCTTATTGCCCTGTTTATGTCTCTTGCGCTTTCGATTCCATTTGGACCATTCATTGCGGCAATAATTACCGGAGCAATGGCGGGTATAGGGCTTGTTGCAGGTCATACGATGGCCAATATTGCGTATCTTCGTTTTGCACACAAACAAAGGGAAGACTACAGTGTTCTCAAGGACGCAGTCATCCCAATAGTTTCGAGTGTTTCCCTGCTGCCCGTAATCGTGTTTGCGTTTGACGAACTCGGATGGCCATATGTTCTCTCCCCTGTACTGGCGGGCATATGGATAATCGGTGCATTGCTTTTCGGTGTTTATCTCTACAGAAACAAGAGGGACGCGCTCATGCGTGCCGGCTCCGCAGACTACGATGTTGTTGAGGAAACCGTTGCATGA